In Trichoderma atroviride chromosome 2, complete sequence, one DNA window encodes the following:
- a CDS encoding uncharacterized protein (TransMembrane:1 (o74-93i)) encodes MGTAEFRTKCGQIYCAVYVRPLSMVAVTAMSSFPRSALTRFRQPALTPFGMSESKTSYSKFLEFCKNDFTSSQVYSILLILGFLLSMMLVVGADRLHSLSPRLHHYSNKKDMNCPPQESNLGLQ; translated from the coding sequence ATGGGAACTGCCGAGTTTCGTACGAAATGCGGTCAAATCTACTGTGCTGTGTATGTGAGGCCATTGAGCATGGTGGCAGTGACAGCCATGTCGTCATTCCCGAGATCCGCTCTCACTCGTTTCCGTCAACCGGCGCTCACGCCGTTCGGGATGAGCGAAAGCAAGACTAGCTACAGCAAATTTTTGGAATTCTGTAAGAATGACTTTACGTCGTCACAGGTTTACTCAATCTTGCTCATTCTTGGTTTCTTACTAAGCATGATGCTGGTTGTCGGAGCGGATCGTCTCCATAGTCTCAGCCCTCGGCTCCACCATTAcagcaacaaaaaagatATGAATTGTCCACCCCAGGAATCGAACCTGGGTTTGCAGTGA
- a CDS encoding uncharacterized protein (BUSCO:EOG092D2DN8), whose product MASTVGKTITCKAAVAWEAGKELSIEDVEVAPPKAHEVRVQIYYTGVCHTDAYTLSGKDPEGAFPVILGHEGAGIVESVGEGVTNVKPGDHVVALYTPECKECKFCKSGKTNLCGKIRATQGKGVMPDGTSRFKCKGKDLLHYMGTSTFSQYTVLADISVVAVQADAPMDRTCLLGCGITTGYGAARVTAKVEEGSNVAIFGAGCVGLSVVQGAAVNKAGKIIVVDVNPAKEEWAKKFGATDFVNPNDLKGQTIVEKLLEMTDGGCDYTFDCTGNVNVMRAALEACHKGWGESIIIGVAAAGQEIATRPFQLVTGRVWKGCAFGGIKGRTQLPGLVDDYLSGALKVDEFITHRKTLGEINNAFETMKQGDCIRAVVDARTL is encoded by the exons ATGGCCTCGACTGTTGGAAAG ACCATCACCTGCAAGGCTGCCGTAGCCTGGGAGGCTGGCAAGGAGCTGAGCATCGAGGACGTCGAAGTTGCTCCTCCCAAGGCCCATGAAGTCCGCGTGCAGATTTACTACACCGGCGTCTGCCACACTG ATGCCTACACTCTGTCCGGCAAGGACCCGGAGGGAGCTTTCCCCGTCATCCTGGGACACGAGGGAGCTGGTATTGTCGAGTCTGTTGGTGAGGGTGTCACCAACGTGAAGCCCGGTGATCACGTCGTTGCTCTCTA CACACCCGAGTGCAAAGAGTGCAAGTTCTGCAAGTCCGGAAAGACTAACCTCTGCGGCAAGATCCGAGCTACTCAGGGCAAGGGTGTCATGCCCGATGGCACCAGCCGATTCAAGTGCAAGGGCAAGGATCTCCTCCACTACATGGGCACGTCAACTTTCTCTCAGTACACCGTCCTCGCCGATATCTCTGTTGTAGCTGTTCAAGCCGACGCACCCATGGACCGAACTTGTCTCCTAGGTTGCGGCATCACCACCGGTTACGGCGCAGCCCGCGTCACCGCCAAAGTGGAGGAGGGTTCTAAcgtcgccatctttggaGCCGGATGCGTTGGTCTGTCTGTTGTTCAGGGAGCTGCCGTCAACAAGGCCGGCAAGATCATCGTGGTGGACGTCAACCCGGCCAAGGAGGAGTGGGCGAAGAAGTTTGGTGCCACCGACTTTGTGAACCCTAATGATTTGAAGGGACAGACTAtcgtcgagaagctgcttgaGATGACTGACGGCGGCTGCGACTACACGTTTGATTGCACTGGTAATGTCAATGTGATGCGTGCTGCTCTGGAGGCTTGCCACAAGGGTTGGGGTGAGAGTATCATTATCggtgtcgctgctgctggacaggAGATTGCCACTCGCC caTTCCAACTTGTCACTGGCCGTGTCTGGAAGGGCTGCGCGtttggcggcatcaaggGCCGCACGCAGCTGCCTGGACTTGTCGACGACTATCTGTCTGGAGCTCTCAAGGTCGACGAGTTCATCACACACCGCAAAACGCTTGGTGAGATTAATAATGCGTttgagacgatgaagcaggGAGACTGCATCCGAGCTGTTGTTGATGCGCGGACCTTGTAA